A region from the Pseudomonas sp. P8_229 genome encodes:
- a CDS encoding non-ribosomal peptide synthetase has translation MDDMDNFLDLFADQVRRAPGAIAASDGCNSLSYQDLDEVSDGFARRLSAASVKPGDIVAIGLERGLGFLVSMIGLFKVGAAYLPLDRALPLDRRAYMLEQCGCRWLIAEHDSGLMFDGIGLLTMPARLEDLKGGAPYERCALKGDSLAYVIFTSGSTGMPKGAMVHHAGMLNHLLAKVEDLGMHKAPSVAQTAPQSFDISVWQFLAPLICAGRTAILTRSEFLDLDRLGARIVHDEIDILQVVPSHLLAILDAITLDAQNARFDRLSCLVATGEVLPVSLARRWLATKPNVPLVNAYGPTECSDDVTHQVISRMPSADHAIPIGRAVRGVRLVVRDADQVALPVGEVGELYVEGIAVGLGYIGRPDLTAKAFVIVDGQRAYKTGDLVSCDDEGVFHYHGRTDDQVKVRGHRIELSEVEFGIQRLAYIKQAAVVLNTSHTRAFLTAFIVEQEGAAIDPDTLRLDLRGLLPEHMIPSEFRIQSSLPQTPNGKIDKKKLTATANETRVPDAAQNVAATATGAGQVLLETWRDLLRNPALQPTDDFFKQGADSILALQFIARAKTQGYAFTLGDIFRNPTTLGLLKVARTQTAVSGVAAGASGKQQDLQQAGGYSSSFKQMSPAQKGIYVQSLRTRHRTTYVLQFSFRMVLPDDGTALQEGWRKAHQHHELLRSAFVLAPSGQPVRIVAEDAPLRWSRTSLLHLDPVQQRKHIEDFLIQDKQTGFELDQPALYRLHLFHLGGNDYQFVLGAHHLVLDGASIFALMSEVFSGAPALPDAFSSYIADQEKFHLKPQDQQLWSELLEPFHVPVCVADKLAEPSLKPVEHQLIERRLPATLEQAIVRLCGRAGVTIASVAATAWGMALNAVNGRRHQLFGMIVSGRADTGVGLDDVGMYANTLPIPLALAPAQSPEVSLQAVSRRIAELLCFESISMNETLLSTRSRFTNGAFDTVLNVETLADWAALEVPGVTVELTQVTDLTEFAFAVEVLSSGDAITVDFIRDPEHVSLARAEALCEHFLSALTYICEAQRPLQEWLSWKGEPVTGYETSVAKDLPPASSQHTPFDTVVLTATRAIIGNDTISLQQNFFSSGGDSISALQLIARLRSEGMTIDLDRIFASRSLAEIAQAVRPLHSVGNGEVHPPTGATALVPVQRWFAEQQLVNADHWCLGTAIEIHRTVAADTLVMATRKTLQRYPLLSAQFKVDEGYAQTIPDIPVDAQSSCKTVQLAAPIDQSLEQIRAVLDESLSGLDLEQGDLFRAVLFCTPDPEANLLVLVAHHLVVDAVSLRILVEDYLHLFAGTALPAQVTSFRGWAQQLASDGQAFKSDVLAQTAYWSRVIETLPVARPFDLNRRPSGRTAILSRGLNVAATSALIREVPAAYNTRINDILISALVRAFSVWQARPDIAINLEGHGRESILEGVDVSRTVGWFTSVFPVCLHDPQEGLGSLIQATKRTLADIPQRGVGYGLLRYLCNESRVIPAAEPMVQFNYLGQWDNVSFDDPDVSMPSAQVLSLVDQVSVDPRNGRQHALEIEARIAQGRFEIDWYYDDGILSPQEAENLATHYVDALEQIIGHCTAGAVVRVPGDYPDVDLTDDELQSLIAGTGVMPVDIYPLSPTQEGILFQHLMSDDDTYTLQYVMDINGEVDSGVLEAAWQLLAGRHPILRTGFFWDAVAGPVQYVLQNANCSWQIIAHSDEPTQYERLMHDDRSRIFDLATPALTRFTLLSNGSQAHKLIWTYHHILLDGWCVAKVIKELFAIYDQMIRDVQPEPVFGPVYRDYIEWLANQHEREKRPFWRRYLAGVSPSLFTSPVAYQASSRADDNVYRFRLGRDLSGGIERFCTGLGVTVAVLFQRIWGQILAENTASLTPVFGWAISGRPVDLEGSQDIIGLMTSIVPCKVDVQAPFSAEALRQLQRSSAALQDEGHVSMSHLRNAAGLGLEDLFNTVLVVENFELQDNLPVSDRYRLSNLQWFEKSEFPLVLGLVPADDFLIELNFNPEKFCVAQMADLQQRIVFHARRISSLGNGYLEHDANLQCESVSQAG, from the coding sequence ATGGATGATATGGACAATTTTCTGGATTTATTCGCCGACCAGGTTCGGCGGGCGCCTGGCGCCATTGCGGCTTCGGATGGCTGCAACAGCCTGAGCTATCAAGATCTTGACGAGGTATCCGACGGTTTCGCCCGCAGGCTGAGCGCGGCATCCGTCAAGCCGGGCGATATTGTCGCGATCGGTCTGGAGCGGGGGCTCGGATTTCTGGTTTCGATGATTGGCCTGTTCAAGGTTGGGGCCGCGTATCTGCCACTGGATCGCGCCCTGCCGCTGGACCGCCGGGCCTATATGCTGGAGCAATGCGGTTGTCGGTGGCTGATCGCGGAGCACGACAGCGGGTTAATGTTCGACGGTATTGGTCTTCTGACAATGCCGGCCCGGCTCGAAGACCTCAAGGGCGGGGCGCCGTACGAGCGCTGTGCACTGAAGGGCGACAGTCTTGCTTATGTGATCTTCACCTCCGGCTCCACGGGGATGCCCAAGGGGGCGATGGTCCATCACGCGGGAATGCTCAATCACCTGCTGGCCAAAGTCGAAGACCTGGGGATGCACAAGGCCCCCAGCGTGGCGCAGACAGCGCCACAGAGTTTCGATATTTCCGTCTGGCAATTCCTCGCGCCGCTCATCTGCGCCGGACGTACGGCAATTCTGACCCGTTCGGAGTTTCTGGATCTGGATCGTTTGGGTGCGCGGATCGTGCACGACGAAATCGATATTCTGCAGGTGGTGCCCAGCCACCTGCTGGCCATTCTGGATGCGATTACGCTGGATGCGCAGAATGCGCGCTTCGATCGGTTGAGCTGTCTCGTCGCGACGGGCGAAGTGCTGCCCGTTTCACTTGCCCGGCGCTGGTTGGCGACCAAGCCTAATGTGCCGTTGGTCAATGCCTATGGGCCGACTGAGTGCAGTGACGATGTGACCCACCAGGTTATCTCCCGCATGCCTTCTGCCGATCACGCCATTCCGATCGGGCGGGCGGTGCGGGGTGTCCGGCTGGTGGTGCGTGACGCTGACCAGGTGGCGTTGCCCGTGGGTGAAGTCGGGGAGCTCTATGTCGAAGGGATTGCGGTGGGGCTGGGCTACATCGGTCGCCCCGACCTGACCGCCAAGGCGTTTGTCATTGTCGACGGCCAGCGAGCCTACAAGACCGGCGACCTCGTCAGCTGTGATGATGAGGGAGTCTTTCACTATCACGGTCGAACCGATGATCAGGTCAAGGTGCGAGGTCACCGGATCGAACTGAGCGAGGTCGAATTCGGCATCCAGCGACTGGCTTACATCAAACAGGCGGCCGTGGTTCTCAACACTTCGCATACCCGAGCCTTTCTGACGGCTTTCATCGTCGAGCAGGAAGGCGCCGCAATCGATCCCGACACGCTGCGTCTTGACTTGCGCGGCCTCTTGCCGGAACACATGATCCCGTCCGAGTTCCGCATTCAGTCGTCTCTGCCCCAGACACCCAATGGCAAGATCGACAAGAAAAAACTCACGGCCACTGCTAATGAAACACGAGTGCCAGACGCCGCACAGAACGTTGCAGCAACGGCAACCGGGGCCGGACAGGTGCTGCTCGAGACCTGGCGCGATTTGCTGCGCAATCCGGCGTTGCAACCCACCGACGACTTTTTCAAACAAGGTGCCGATTCGATTCTCGCCTTGCAGTTCATTGCGCGGGCGAAGACCCAGGGATATGCCTTTACCCTGGGGGACATCTTCCGGAACCCGACCACACTCGGTCTGCTCAAGGTGGCCAGAACCCAAACTGCGGTGTCTGGCGTCGCAGCCGGCGCCAGCGGCAAACAGCAGGATCTGCAACAGGCGGGGGGTTATTCCTCATCGTTCAAACAGATGTCGCCGGCGCAGAAGGGCATCTACGTCCAGTCGCTGCGAACCCGTCATCGCACGACTTACGTTCTGCAGTTTTCGTTCCGCATGGTGCTGCCCGATGACGGCACAGCGCTGCAAGAAGGGTGGCGCAAGGCTCATCAACATCATGAGTTGCTGCGCAGTGCGTTCGTCCTGGCACCGTCGGGTCAACCGGTGCGTATCGTTGCCGAAGACGCACCACTGAGATGGTCCCGAACCAGTCTTCTGCACCTCGATCCAGTGCAACAGCGCAAGCATATCGAGGACTTCCTCATTCAGGACAAACAGACAGGTTTCGAGCTGGATCAGCCTGCGCTTTATCGATTGCATCTGTTCCACCTGGGGGGCAACGATTATCAGTTTGTTCTCGGTGCGCACCATCTCGTGCTTGATGGTGCTTCGATCTTCGCGCTGATGAGCGAAGTATTCTCGGGGGCGCCAGCGCTGCCGGATGCGTTTTCAAGCTACATCGCCGATCAGGAAAAATTCCACCTGAAACCGCAGGACCAGCAGCTATGGTCAGAGCTCCTCGAGCCTTTCCATGTGCCGGTCTGCGTAGCTGACAAGCTGGCCGAGCCGTCCTTGAAACCGGTGGAACATCAGCTCATCGAAAGGCGTCTGCCCGCGACGCTTGAGCAGGCCATCGTGCGTCTGTGTGGGCGTGCCGGGGTCACCATTGCCTCTGTCGCGGCAACGGCTTGGGGCATGGCGCTCAATGCCGTGAACGGCAGACGGCACCAGTTATTCGGAATGATCGTCTCGGGCCGCGCCGACACCGGGGTTGGCCTGGATGATGTCGGGATGTACGCCAATACCTTGCCGATTCCCCTGGCACTGGCGCCGGCGCAAAGTCCGGAGGTCAGCCTGCAGGCCGTCAGCAGACGCATCGCCGAGTTGCTGTGTTTTGAATCGATATCGATGAACGAGACGTTGCTCAGCACACGCTCGCGTTTTACCAATGGCGCTTTTGATACGGTGCTGAATGTCGAGACGCTGGCAGACTGGGCTGCACTCGAGGTCCCCGGCGTCACGGTCGAGCTCACGCAGGTGACTGACCTCACCGAGTTTGCATTTGCTGTTGAAGTCCTCAGCAGCGGCGATGCAATCACTGTGGATTTCATTCGCGATCCAGAGCATGTCTCCCTGGCGCGGGCAGAGGCGCTGTGTGAACATTTCCTGAGTGCGCTGACGTACATCTGTGAAGCTCAGCGCCCTCTGCAGGAGTGGCTGAGCTGGAAAGGCGAGCCCGTGACCGGGTATGAAACGTCGGTTGCGAAAGATCTGCCCCCGGCCTCCTCGCAGCACACACCTTTCGACACGGTAGTGCTGACGGCCACCCGTGCGATCATCGGCAACGACACGATTAGCCTGCAGCAGAACTTCTTCTCTTCGGGTGGAGACTCGATCAGCGCGTTGCAACTCATTGCCCGTCTGAGAAGCGAGGGGATGACGATTGATCTTGATCGCATCTTTGCCAGTCGATCGCTGGCCGAAATCGCCCAGGCAGTGCGACCGCTTCACAGCGTCGGCAACGGGGAAGTCCATCCGCCGACCGGCGCAACCGCGCTCGTGCCCGTGCAGCGCTGGTTCGCCGAACAGCAACTGGTCAACGCTGACCATTGGTGCCTTGGCACGGCGATCGAGATTCACCGTACCGTTGCAGCCGATACCTTGGTCATGGCGACTCGCAAGACACTGCAGCGCTATCCGTTACTGAGCGCGCAGTTCAAGGTCGACGAAGGATACGCCCAGACCATTCCTGACATTCCCGTCGACGCGCAGTCGAGTTGCAAGACAGTGCAACTGGCTGCACCGATCGATCAATCGCTGGAGCAGATCCGGGCCGTGCTGGATGAGTCCCTGTCCGGTCTCGACCTCGAGCAGGGCGATCTGTTTCGCGCGGTGCTGTTCTGCACGCCGGATCCCGAAGCCAATCTGCTTGTTCTGGTGGCGCATCACCTGGTGGTCGATGCGGTGTCCCTGCGCATCCTTGTCGAGGATTATCTGCATCTCTTTGCAGGCACTGCGCTTCCTGCGCAGGTCACCTCCTTTCGCGGCTGGGCGCAGCAACTGGCGAGTGACGGGCAGGCCTTCAAGAGCGACGTTCTGGCGCAGACTGCGTACTGGTCACGGGTCATCGAGACGCTCCCCGTCGCGAGACCGTTTGACCTGAACCGGCGGCCGTCGGGACGTACAGCAATACTGTCCCGGGGGCTGAACGTCGCGGCGACCAGCGCGCTGATCCGCGAGGTGCCTGCAGCGTACAACACCCGTATCAATGACATCCTGATCTCGGCGCTGGTGCGGGCGTTTTCCGTCTGGCAGGCGCGTCCGGACATAGCGATCAACCTCGAAGGACATGGTCGCGAAAGCATCCTGGAAGGCGTCGACGTATCCCGCACGGTAGGCTGGTTCACGTCGGTGTTCCCGGTGTGCCTGCATGATCCTCAAGAGGGGCTCGGAAGTCTGATCCAGGCGACCAAACGTACTCTTGCGGATATCCCGCAACGGGGAGTCGGGTATGGACTGCTGCGTTATCTGTGCAATGAGTCCCGGGTGATTCCTGCTGCCGAACCCATGGTGCAGTTCAACTATCTCGGGCAGTGGGACAACGTGTCGTTTGACGATCCTGATGTGTCGATGCCATCTGCCCAGGTCTTGAGCCTCGTCGATCAGGTATCGGTGGATCCGCGTAACGGACGCCAGCATGCGCTGGAGATCGAGGCACGGATCGCCCAGGGTCGATTTGAAATCGACTGGTATTACGACGACGGGATCCTGTCCCCGCAGGAGGCCGAGAATCTTGCGACGCATTACGTCGATGCACTGGAGCAAATCATCGGACATTGCACGGCAGGCGCCGTGGTCCGTGTACCCGGCGACTATCCGGATGTCGATCTGACTGACGATGAGTTGCAGTCGTTGATTGCCGGCACCGGAGTCATGCCGGTGGATATCTATCCCTTGTCGCCGACGCAAGAGGGGATTCTGTTCCAGCACCTGATGAGCGATGACGACACCTATACGCTGCAATACGTCATGGACATCAACGGTGAAGTCGACAGCGGCGTGCTTGAGGCCGCGTGGCAATTGCTGGCCGGGCGCCATCCGATCCTGCGCACTGGGTTTTTCTGGGATGCGGTAGCGGGGCCGGTGCAGTATGTGTTGCAGAACGCAAATTGCAGCTGGCAGATCATCGCGCACAGCGATGAGCCGACGCAGTATGAACGCCTGATGCACGACGATCGTTCACGAATCTTTGATCTGGCGACACCCGCGCTGACCCGCTTCACGCTGCTGTCCAATGGGTCGCAGGCGCACAAGTTGATCTGGACCTACCATCACATCCTTCTGGATGGCTGGTGTGTGGCCAAAGTCATCAAAGAACTGTTTGCCATCTACGACCAGATGATCCGCGACGTTCAACCCGAGCCGGTTTTCGGCCCGGTCTATCGCGATTACATCGAGTGGCTGGCCAATCAGCACGAGCGGGAAAAGCGTCCGTTCTGGCGACGTTATCTGGCGGGCGTGAGCCCAAGTCTCTTCACCAGCCCGGTGGCCTATCAGGCGTCCTCGCGTGCGGATGACAACGTCTACCGATTCAGACTCGGGCGCGACCTGTCGGGAGGCATCGAGCGATTCTGCACCGGACTGGGGGTGACCGTTGCGGTTCTCTTCCAGCGTATCTGGGGGCAGATCCTGGCAGAGAATACCGCAAGCCTCACACCGGTATTCGGCTGGGCGATTTCGGGGCGGCCTGTCGATCTTGAGGGGTCGCAAGACATCATCGGACTGATGACTTCAATCGTCCCGTGCAAGGTCGATGTACAGGCGCCGTTCTCCGCCGAGGCCCTTCGGCAGTTGCAACGCAGCAGTGCAGCGCTGCAGGACGAAGGACATGTCTCGATGAGTCATTTGCGAAATGCCGCCGGACTTGGCCTGGAGGATTTGTTCAATACCGTTCTGGTGGTCGAGAACTTCGAGCTTCAGGACAACTTGCCGGTCAGTGATCGCTACCGGCTCAGTAATCTGCAGTGGTTCGAGAAGTCAGAGTTCCCTTTGGTTCTCGGTCTGGTTCCGGCAGATGATTTTCTGATCGAACTCAACTTCAACCCCGAAAAATTCTGCGTTGCGCAAATGGCCGATCTTCAACAACGGATTGTTTTCCACGCGCGTCGAATATCTTCTCTTGGAAATGGATACCTTGAGCATGATGCAAACTTACAGTGCGAATCAGTATCACAAGCTGGATAA
- the sbnA gene encoding 2,3-diaminopropionate biosynthesis protein SbnA, translating to MMQTYSANQYHKLDNFIGDVPVYLKIEGLNPAGSIKLKTAISLIEESERLGLLSPGRKVIESSSGNLGVALSMICAQRGYPFTCITDPNVNQVSVNLMKAYGAEVIVCDTRDRNGGFLGARIALIQEMIRQDPRYFWTNQYANPANPLAHYNRTAPEILQQRPNCKWLFVGAGTTGTLIGCARYLREKAPDVKLIAVDTVGSINFQEVPRKRLIPGLGTSRRPEILDRELVEHIEFVDEVETIRMCRSVALDYGLLLGGSTGTVLVALKRLWKQIPAGDEVVVISPDMGERYLETIYSDQWCDANFGSQMYQHSMVG from the coding sequence ATGATGCAAACTTACAGTGCGAATCAGTATCACAAGCTGGATAACTTTATTGGCGATGTGCCGGTCTATCTGAAGATAGAAGGGTTGAATCCGGCCGGGTCGATAAAGCTCAAGACCGCTATCTCGCTGATTGAAGAAAGCGAGCGCCTGGGGCTACTTTCGCCCGGGCGAAAAGTCATCGAGTCCAGTTCGGGAAACCTAGGTGTTGCGTTATCGATGATCTGTGCGCAGCGCGGTTATCCGTTTACCTGCATTACCGATCCCAACGTCAACCAGGTAAGTGTCAACCTGATGAAGGCTTATGGTGCCGAAGTCATTGTCTGTGACACCCGCGACCGCAATGGTGGTTTTCTCGGGGCGCGCATTGCGCTGATTCAGGAAATGATCCGTCAGGATCCGAGGTATTTCTGGACCAACCAGTACGCCAACCCGGCCAATCCGCTGGCGCACTACAACAGGACTGCGCCGGAAATCCTGCAGCAGCGTCCCAACTGTAAATGGCTGTTTGTCGGTGCTGGCACCACTGGGACGCTTATTGGCTGCGCGCGCTATCTGCGTGAAAAAGCGCCGGACGTAAAACTGATTGCCGTCGATACCGTGGGTTCGATCAACTTTCAGGAGGTGCCCAGGAAGCGCTTGATTCCGGGTCTGGGAACGAGTCGGCGTCCGGAGATTCTCGACCGGGAACTGGTCGAGCATATCGAATTTGTCGATGAGGTCGAGACGATCCGCATGTGTCGCAGTGTTGCGCTGGACTACGGTCTGCTGCTCGGTGGCTCCACGGGAACCGTGCTGGTGGCGCTCAAGCGGCTGTGGAAACAGATTCCGGCGGGCGACGAAGTTGTTGTGATCAGTCCCGATATGGGCGAGCGGTATCTCGAAACGATCTATTCGGATCAGTGGTGTGACGCCAACTTTGGCAGCCAGATGTATCAACACTCGATGGTGGGTTGA
- a CDS encoding non-ribosomal peptide synthetase, with protein MSQLQFPPSGIAQTQIFLDQWARVSHDLKDAPAIEDGGVSYTYAEVDADSQLIAAYLADNAIGAGAIVAIGCPRGKDLLVALLGVMKSGAAFVLMDLDAAPARLSVQLDAATAKLVLVPDGYTVGDNRALAAEKVVTLGQVRDAAQFLYFDQPRITPQDLAYIIFTSGSTGQPKGVMVSHRGIPNLARHALTYGIKQGSRVLMFSPVCFDAIIAEIAMTLFAGGCLVAVADHALRDFDSLQSLLCNRRIDVATLPPSLVSLLPPELPISLSTLIVAGERCSNEVIANWADRVRLINAYGPSEATVATTVKLCTLDTSPANIGQAISAVTVRILDEALEQVPDGELGEIYISGVSVALGYLGNPDLSDARFVRGLDGDDSLSFRTGDFARRDVNADILFEGRKDDLLKINGNRVELAEIEACAMASRRIRSCHACCVDAGTLGVRIALFVTPSDNADGAQLEAELRSRISAELPVYFMPARILVLDELPRNPAGKVDRAALITQLAEVTDEGAAAEAMTPHEETLALIWAQILGRPIENREANFFALGGNSLLAMRLVALMKRSGIQVNLKRVFGAPTLAQMACLIEE; from the coding sequence TTGTCACAACTACAATTTCCCCCGAGCGGTATCGCGCAAACACAGATCTTTCTCGATCAATGGGCCCGCGTCAGCCACGACCTCAAGGATGCTCCAGCCATCGAGGATGGCGGTGTTTCATATACCTATGCCGAAGTGGACGCAGACAGTCAGTTGATCGCGGCCTATCTGGCAGACAACGCGATTGGTGCAGGTGCGATAGTTGCCATTGGTTGTCCGCGCGGCAAGGATCTGCTGGTGGCCTTGCTGGGTGTCATGAAGAGTGGTGCAGCGTTTGTCCTCATGGACCTGGACGCCGCGCCAGCCCGCTTGTCCGTGCAACTGGATGCAGCCACGGCGAAGCTGGTTCTGGTGCCCGACGGCTACACCGTCGGCGATAATCGCGCCCTGGCCGCAGAAAAGGTCGTGACCCTCGGTCAGGTTCGCGATGCCGCACAGTTCCTGTACTTCGACCAACCGCGGATAACGCCACAAGACCTGGCGTACATCATCTTTACTTCAGGTTCTACCGGGCAACCGAAAGGGGTGATGGTTTCACACCGTGGCATCCCCAACCTTGCGCGCCATGCACTGACGTATGGCATCAAGCAGGGCAGCCGGGTGCTGATGTTCTCCCCGGTCTGTTTCGACGCAATCATCGCCGAAATCGCCATGACCCTGTTCGCTGGTGGCTGTCTGGTTGCGGTGGCCGACCACGCGCTGCGGGATTTCGACAGCCTGCAAAGTCTGCTGTGCAATCGTCGGATCGATGTCGCCACGTTGCCGCCGTCACTGGTATCACTGCTGCCGCCCGAACTGCCGATCAGCCTGAGTACATTGATCGTGGCCGGCGAGAGGTGCAGCAATGAAGTGATTGCCAACTGGGCAGACAGAGTCCGTTTGATCAACGCCTATGGGCCTTCCGAAGCCACAGTCGCGACAACGGTCAAGCTGTGCACCCTTGATACCTCACCGGCGAATATCGGTCAGGCGATTTCCGCCGTTACGGTGCGCATCCTCGACGAAGCGCTGGAGCAAGTACCGGATGGCGAGCTGGGTGAGATCTACATCAGCGGAGTGAGTGTAGCCTTGGGCTATCTGGGCAATCCGGACTTGAGCGATGCGCGGTTTGTCCGTGGCCTGGATGGCGATGACAGCCTGAGCTTTCGCACCGGCGATTTCGCCAGGCGCGATGTGAACGCCGACATCCTGTTCGAGGGGCGTAAGGACGATCTGCTCAAAATCAACGGAAATCGCGTTGAGCTAGCGGAGATCGAGGCCTGTGCGATGGCTTCGCGGCGAATTCGGAGCTGCCACGCCTGTTGCGTCGATGCCGGCACATTGGGCGTGAGAATCGCGCTGTTTGTGACCCCGTCGGACAACGCTGACGGGGCGCAGCTGGAAGCTGAACTGAGGTCCAGAATCAGCGCCGAGTTGCCGGTTTACTTCATGCCTGCGCGCATCCTCGTTCTGGATGAACTGCCGCGCAATCCGGCGGGAAAAGTCGATAGGGCAGCATTGATCACGCAGTTGGCCGAGGTGACGGATGAAGGCGCAGCCGCAGAGGCAATGACACCTCACGAAGAAACCCTGGCGCTGATCTGGGCCCAGATTCTTGGGCGCCCGATCGAGAACCGTGAGGCGAATTTCTTCGCATTGGGCGGCAACTCCCTCTTGGCGATGCGTCTCGTTGCGCTGATGAAACGCAGTGGTATTCAGGTCAATCTGAAGCGCGTGTTTGGCGCCCCGACCCTGGCGCAAATGGCCTGTCTGATCGAGGAGTAG
- a CDS encoding condensation domain-containing protein, with the protein MAGKGLNPYQRYYWSASSAYDLAETACVSIGFVLDGSLNIAQFRRAVDAVVNRHEQLRSHFHETAEGVRRFPGAQVHDVLSVDSEPFELSRLEDCIEDLCRRPLDLKVDIPFRGYLKKLGPDRHLFALIIHHIVVDSWSLEVILDDLATAYNGAISAAPEPLLEPLTFDHETLAMPLAHDERQRQALFWREYLKDAKIPLIPDLLSGDSAQGKSTFDVMTPGAAVHGAINRLCNALDVTPFVVYTAAASIALAHFCASDDLLIQTNVTPRWTEGTQTVVAYLSARIPLRVRVDSKLSLQAHILNVADSLYETFDSVGLSIGEIIDESEIRQSLPIHIGAESPFEGWDLEGVAVSQVQLPDYQPWPLFMWVPVTADHCFIKLQYQADRISPQNMLKLKHLLSETLDRFCLLEAEASARDTAALNHEAIQ; encoded by the coding sequence ATGGCGGGTAAAGGACTGAATCCATATCAACGGTATTACTGGAGCGCTTCGAGCGCCTACGATCTTGCCGAAACTGCCTGCGTGAGCATTGGTTTCGTGCTGGACGGATCATTGAATATTGCGCAATTCAGACGAGCGGTGGACGCGGTGGTCAATCGTCACGAACAGTTGCGATCGCACTTCCACGAAACGGCAGAAGGCGTGCGACGTTTTCCCGGAGCACAGGTGCACGATGTGCTGAGCGTCGATAGCGAACCGTTCGAGTTGTCCCGGCTGGAGGACTGTATCGAGGATCTGTGCCGGCGGCCACTTGATCTGAAGGTGGACATACCGTTCAGGGGCTACCTGAAAAAGCTCGGGCCTGATCGTCATCTGTTTGCCTTGATCATTCACCACATCGTGGTCGACTCGTGGTCGCTGGAGGTGATCCTCGATGATCTGGCGACCGCCTACAACGGCGCGATATCCGCCGCACCGGAGCCATTGCTGGAGCCACTCACCTTCGATCATGAAACGCTGGCCATGCCTTTGGCGCACGACGAGCGACAGCGTCAGGCGCTGTTCTGGCGAGAGTATCTCAAGGACGCGAAGATTCCCCTGATTCCGGATCTGCTCAGCGGCGACAGCGCGCAAGGCAAATCGACCTTCGATGTGATGACTCCCGGTGCAGCGGTTCACGGCGCGATCAACCGACTCTGCAATGCGCTGGATGTCACCCCCTTTGTGGTTTACACCGCAGCGGCGTCTATCGCCCTCGCGCATTTTTGCGCCTCGGACGATCTGTTGATCCAGACCAATGTGACGCCGCGCTGGACAGAAGGCACGCAAACCGTCGTCGCTTACCTGTCAGCGCGTATTCCCTTGCGGGTAAGGGTCGATTCGAAACTCTCGTTGCAGGCTCACATCCTCAATGTCGCTGATTCACTCTACGAAACCTTCGACAGCGTCGGTCTTTCGATCGGCGAAATCATCGACGAATCCGAAATCAGGCAAAGCCTGCCAATTCATATCGGTGCCGAAAGCCCGTTTGAAGGCTGGGATCTTGAAGGCGTCGCCGTCTCTCAGGTCCAACTTCCCGACTATCAGCCGTGGCCGCTGTTCATGTGGGTGCCTGTCACGGCTGACCATTGCTTTATCAAGCTGCAGTACCAGGCCGACAGAATTTCGCCTCAAAACATGCTGAAACTAAAACACCTGCTGAGCGAAACGTTAGATCGATTCTGTCTCCTGGAGGCCGAAGCAAGCGCTCGTGACACAGCGGCTTTAAACCACGAAGCCATTCAATGA